CTAAGCTACGTAAAGCTAAAAATTTAACATCTACATCCTAAAAGGGTGTTCAACATAAAACATAGTTCTGGAATAAACTAGTAGTAAATTAAGATACATATAAACAGTAGTTGCTATAACTTTCGTTTCTATAGAACTTACTGAGGTTTAGCTAAAGTATAATTTAGGTGTGAGTAGTTCAGTATCCATAACTGAAAGAAGCTTTTATATAGCTTTTAAACTTAAGATCGTGTACTTTATTGACTTGCAAACTGCTGTATGGTTCCTAAAATCTTTGATTTTTATTAGTTATGTAGATTTATACTTAGTACTTATTTTAAATTAAAGGTTACTAAAAATAGATGTAATTTTTATCTCATGTTTTTAGCCCTATTTACAGTTGTAAGTGGAAGTTAAAGCTAATCTCGCTTAGAGAATAATTTTTTAAATTTATTGTATATTTTAAAACTTAATATAAATTATAGTTCCTCACTCAACTAGAGTAAATCTATTGAGATTTTGCATAAAGATTATCTGTTCTACAAGGTATAAAATAATTTTGCTTCTTAAATGGCTTATAGCTTATTGAAATATACACTATAAGCTAGAATCTACAATCAACTGAAAAACTGAACATCTTCCGAAGGTAGAGCATATCTAGATAGCTTATAGAACAAGTGGTTTGCAGCAGGTAATACTGAAACTATAGGAGCAGATCACTGATAACTTTTAAAATTCTTGTTAAACTTTTAACTTAAGCTTGTCGATACTTGATTCTATCAGGCTTAAGAACAGCTATGTATCAATTCTCTAAATTGACCTATAATTATCCGTATATAAAGCTATATAGGGATTTTAAGGTTCAAGTCACTCCTCCAACTAACAATAAACCCTATTTTATTTGCTACTCTGCCTTAGATTGATAAAGCTGTTATACAAATCTTACCTAGTTTATTACCAAGTATTAATATAATGATGGAGAATCCTTCTTCTCACTCCTCAAGTTCTGATCGCAGTAGTAACTCCGCACCTCAATTTCTTCAGGCCCAATCTTTTCCCTGGACTGAAGGACAAGGGGACAGCTGGAATTTTCAAGAATTTCTGAGTCTTGTACGACGGCGAGCGCTAGTCATTGCAGGGGTATCTATTACTGTAATGGCAACCGTGGTTGCTAACTTGATGCTAAACCAGAAGCAACCACAATACGAAGGTAGCTTTCAGATGTTAGTGGAACCTCTAAATGATGATACCAAAGTAGATGTTGTTAAAGATACTACTAACGTAAGCCAGACTGGTCTAGATTATCAAAGTCAAATTCAGGTTCTCAAAAGTCCTCAACTGATGGGAGGTATTATTAAGCAGTTACAAACTAAGTATCCGGATATCACTTATGCTTCTCTACTCAATTCTCTGACGGTGGTTCAGGTAGGTGAAACCAAGATTATAGAAGTTCGGTACCGAAGTAACGATCCAAATCAGACTTACTTCGTACTCGCCCACATTTCGCACGATTACTTAAACTACAGCCAAGAAAAACGGCAGACTAAATTACGTCAGGGAATTCAGTTTGTTGATAGACAACTGCCATTTATACAGAATCGAGTTGATCAGCTCCAAAAAGAACTACAAATTTTTCGGCAAAGGTACGACTTTACCGACCCAGAACAACAAGTACAACAAGTTACCACTCAAGTCTCTTCATTGTTGGGTCAACGACAATCAATTGATCAACAATTGGCACAAACTCGCGCCAATTTAGCAAGCCTACAAGAAAGCAATGGAAAACTGGCGCTGCTAAATAATGCTCCTTTATATCAGCAGTTAATTAGTCAGTTACGCCAATTGGATGTTCAGATTGCTACAGAATCGACTCGTTTGCAAGATAATAACCCAACTATTCAAGTATTGAAGGAGAAACGGGCTAGTCTTTTGCCTTTGCTACAACAAGAGGCAAAGCGGATTCAGGGTGTAAAAGTTGCAGAAGTAGCGACTCAGCTTCAGACTTTAGAAGCGCAAAGTCAAGAGCTTGCCAAAGCAGAACAGAAACTTGAAGAAAAACGCAAACAATGGCCGATTTTATCACGTCAATACACAGAACTACAGCGGAAGTTACAGGTAGCAACTGAGAGCTTAAATCGTTTTCTATCTACCCGTGAAACCCTCCAAATTCAGAGATCTCAGACAGAACTGGGTTGGCAGTTAATTCAAGCACCAACTCAGCCGCAAGAGCCGATATCTGATTCCGATATTAAACGTTATTTAATACCAGGATTAATTGCGAGTATAGCCTTAGGGATTGGCGTCGCTTTACTGATGGAAAAGCTTGACAAGACCTACCATAGCGCCAATCTCCTCAAGGAGAAGGTAAAACTGCCTTTGTTAGGAAATATTCCATTTGAAAAGCAAGTTCAAACAATTCAAGACCGGACTCCCTCGTCAAAACTTCCTATAGTCAGGTTACCAAATTCTCTGGTCGAAAGCATTCCTGGCTTGGCTATTGTCTCAGATCAAGACTATAGTAACCACTCGTCTCAATTCTTAGAAGCTCTAAGAGTACTGTCTACAAATATTCAACTGCTTAGTTCCGATCGCCCTATTAGCTCTATTATTATTAGTTCAGCTATGCCAGGTGACGGTAAGTCAACGATCGCTTTCCATTTAGCTCAGGTAGCTACAGCAATGGGGCAAAAAGTGTTACTTGTGGATGCCGATTTACGCCAACCTAAGATTCACACTCTATCAGAGTTAAATAACCTTTGGGGATTGAGTAATTTAATTTCTACAAACTTGCCAACGGGGGAAGTAATTCGGCAACTACCTTCTATGAGCCAGTTGTCTGTAATCACTGCTGGCCCCATACCACCTGATCCTACAAAGTTGCTTTCTTCTGAAAAGATGAAGCGACTGATGACAGATTTCCAAAACAGCTTTGACTTAGTGATTTATGACGCTCCCCCTTTACTGGGTCTAGCTGATGCAAGCTTGCTGGCTCCCCATACTGATGGGATTTTGCTAGTAGTCAGGATTGATAAAACAAACTCCTCTCTTTTAGACCGAGCTATAGATAAGCTGAAAATCTCCCGGATGAATGTTCTTGGGATGATTAGTAATGGTCAAAAAAGCGACATTAATGGCTATTAAGAAGGGGAGAAGTTAGGAGACAAGAGGCTATGATACTAATAAAACCACTTGTCTCTTTGTCAGGTTATAACTTAGTAGTTATTTCTGCCTGGCTCAGTATTTGATAAAGAGGCGATCGCTAAACTCTCCAATTTTATTTAGTTAGTTTTTACACACATAATTTTCTTTACTGAAGTACGATGATGCTCACTGTGTTCCCATTACTATGAGAAACGCAGTGATTGCTCATTTAATCAGTTGCTCTTGATTGTCTTTCTCTGGGTTCAGTTTGTTGGTACTTATTCTTCTGCAAGAGTTTGTTAGTTGTGACAAGAACAAGAATCAATAATCCCAACTGTATCTGCCAAGGCGCTAAAATCAGACTCAAGATTAAGCTAATTGCTGCAAATACACCAGCTAGATATGAAATTTCATCACTACTTTTCTTGAATAGATAGCCAGTTACTAAACCAGTACATAGTGGTATTAAGAAAAACAAAGGCATCTTTACTAACCTCTGAACTAAAGGCCGAAGGTTTTATTAAGCGGGTTGTAAGTGTTTTTAGCACAATTGCTTATGTTACCTTGAAGCAGGTTTTAGATACATCCTCCATTTGAATTAACATAGTTATTATCTGAATGATTGTGCAATTATCCGGAAATTAGCTGGAAACTTGAGGCTACATCTCTTGAGAGAGTCTAGGATAGTACCTCTAGGAGCAACATTTTCAAAATAGACATCCAATGCTGAACATTCCTCAACTACTGGCAACTGAACTAGACCTCAAACCTTATCAGGTGCAAAACGCGCTGGAACTTTTAGCGGAGGGTGCGACAATTCCTTTTATTGCACGTTACCGTAAAGAGCGCACCGACGAGATGAACGAGGTGCAACTGCGTGATCTCGCTGATAGATATAGCTATTTAACAGAACTAGAAGAACGGAAAAAGGCGATTTTAAATGCGATCGCTGAACAAGGTAAACTCACAGACGAACTCAAAGCCAAAATCACGTCTTGTTTACAAAAAACTGAGCTTGAGGATTTATATTTACCCTATCGTCCAAAGCGACGCACCCGCGCCACTATCGCCAGAGAAAAAGGACTCGAACCACTGGCACAGTTCATCAAGTCGCTAAATGTGAAAAATCCGATAACGGCATCATTTCAAGAAGAAGCAGCAAAATATATTTCTGAAACTCAGGGAGTAAAAACAACAGAAGAGGCGTTAAAAGGTGCTGCTGATATCTTAGCGGAAGAAGTGGCGGAAAAAGCTGAGTTACGCGCATACATCCGCGACTATCTTCTAGAAGAAGGCGTATTCGTCTCCCGCATCAAAGATGATCATCCCGAAGGTACAACCAAATTTGAGATGTACCGTAACTATCAAATTAAAGTAAAAAATATAGCACCACACAATATGCTGGCGTTGTGTCGAGGTGAAACTGAGAAAATATTAAACTTTGAAATTGCCTTCGATGAAGATGTCGTACTTTCGTATCTAGAATCACAAGAAATTAAAACTAAAGTGCGTGCAGTTCGAGATTTTTATCAGGCGATGCTGAAAGACGCATTCAACCGCCTGATGAAAACTTCCCTGGCGGGAGAAGTGATTTCTGAGAAGAAAACCTATGCAGATATTGAGTCAATCAAGACATTTGAAACTAATCTGCGAGAGTTACTGCTATCTGCACCAGCGGGGATGAAACCTACTCTGGCAATTGATCCCGGCTTTAGAACTGGGTGTAAAGTTGCTGTACTCGATCAAACAGGGAAATTCTTAGAATATCAAGCAGTGTTTCCCCATCAAGCGGCTGAACAACGCAAAAAAGCAGCGCAAACTATCAAAAATTTAATTGAAAAGTACAAAATTGAGTTAATTGCCATTGGTAATGGTACAGCTTCGCGTGAGACAGATGAATTTGTCTTGGAAGTATTGCAAGCAATAGACCGTAAACCAGTGAAAGTGATGGTGAATGAGTCGGGTGCATCTATATATTCTGCCAGTAAAGTAGCATTAGAAGAGTTTCCCGATTTAGATATTACTGTGCGCGGTGCTATTAGCATCGGTCGCCGTTTGCAAGATCCCTTGGCGGAACTGGTGAAAATCGATCCCAAATCGATTGGGGTGGGACAATACCAGCACGATGTTGATCAGAAGTTGTTGAAAAAGAAATTGGATGAAACTGTAGAAAGCTGCGTTAACTATGTTGGCGTAGACTTAAATACCGCCTCCAAAGAACTTTTGACTTCCGTCTCTGGGATTACAGGAACGATCGCTAATAATATTGTCGCCTATCGTAACCAAAATGGAGTCTTTAAAAATCGCCGACAACTGTTGAAAGTTCCCAAGTTGGGGCCAAAAGCTTTTGAACAAGCAGCAGGTTTTTTACGGATTCGGGGTGGTGAAAATCCGTTAGATAATACAGCAGTGCATCCAGAGAGTTATTCTGTAGTAGAAGCGATCGCATCTGATCTGAACGTGCCATTAAATCAGGTGACACAGATTGCCGAAAAACTCAAAAAGACTAACCTCAAGAAGTACGTTACCGATACCATCGGCGAACCGACACTGCGCGATATTCTTAGCGAACTAGAAAAACCCGGTAGAGATCCTCGCGCTGAGTTTAAATATGCCACCTTCAAAGAAGGCATTAAGGAAATTAGCCATTTACAGGT
This region of Nostoc sp. UHCC 0302 genomic DNA includes:
- a CDS encoding Tex family protein produces the protein MLNIPQLLATELDLKPYQVQNALELLAEGATIPFIARYRKERTDEMNEVQLRDLADRYSYLTELEERKKAILNAIAEQGKLTDELKAKITSCLQKTELEDLYLPYRPKRRTRATIAREKGLEPLAQFIKSLNVKNPITASFQEEAAKYISETQGVKTTEEALKGAADILAEEVAEKAELRAYIRDYLLEEGVFVSRIKDDHPEGTTKFEMYRNYQIKVKNIAPHNMLALCRGETEKILNFEIAFDEDVVLSYLESQEIKTKVRAVRDFYQAMLKDAFNRLMKTSLAGEVISEKKTYADIESIKTFETNLRELLLSAPAGMKPTLAIDPGFRTGCKVAVLDQTGKFLEYQAVFPHQAAEQRKKAAQTIKNLIEKYKIELIAIGNGTASRETDEFVLEVLQAIDRKPVKVMVNESGASIYSASKVALEEFPDLDITVRGAISIGRRLQDPLAELVKIDPKSIGVGQYQHDVDQKLLKKKLDETVESCVNYVGVDLNTASKELLTSVSGITGTIANNIVAYRNQNGVFKNRRQLLKVPKLGPKAFEQAAGFLRIRGGENPLDNTAVHPESYSVVEAIASDLNVPLNQVTQIAEKLKKTNLKKYVTDTIGEPTLRDILSELEKPGRDPRAEFKYATFKEGIKEISHLQVGMELEGIVTNVANFGAFVDIGVHQDGLVHISQLADRFIDDPNKVVKVGQVVKVRVLEVQEKLKRISLSMKAIKQ
- a CDS encoding polysaccharide biosynthesis tyrosine autokinase produces the protein MENPSSHSSSSDRSSNSAPQFLQAQSFPWTEGQGDSWNFQEFLSLVRRRALVIAGVSITVMATVVANLMLNQKQPQYEGSFQMLVEPLNDDTKVDVVKDTTNVSQTGLDYQSQIQVLKSPQLMGGIIKQLQTKYPDITYASLLNSLTVVQVGETKIIEVRYRSNDPNQTYFVLAHISHDYLNYSQEKRQTKLRQGIQFVDRQLPFIQNRVDQLQKELQIFRQRYDFTDPEQQVQQVTTQVSSLLGQRQSIDQQLAQTRANLASLQESNGKLALLNNAPLYQQLISQLRQLDVQIATESTRLQDNNPTIQVLKEKRASLLPLLQQEAKRIQGVKVAEVATQLQTLEAQSQELAKAEQKLEEKRKQWPILSRQYTELQRKLQVATESLNRFLSTRETLQIQRSQTELGWQLIQAPTQPQEPISDSDIKRYLIPGLIASIALGIGVALLMEKLDKTYHSANLLKEKVKLPLLGNIPFEKQVQTIQDRTPSSKLPIVRLPNSLVESIPGLAIVSDQDYSNHSSQFLEALRVLSTNIQLLSSDRPISSIIISSAMPGDGKSTIAFHLAQVATAMGQKVLLVDADLRQPKIHTLSELNNLWGLSNLISTNLPTGEVIRQLPSMSQLSVITAGPIPPDPTKLLSSEKMKRLMTDFQNSFDLVIYDAPPLLGLADASLLAPHTDGILLVVRIDKTNSSLLDRAIDKLKISRMNVLGMISNGQKSDINGY